One window from the genome of Toxotes jaculatrix isolate fToxJac2 chromosome 17, fToxJac2.pri, whole genome shotgun sequence encodes:
- the ppp2r5ca gene encoding serine/threonine-protein phosphatase 2A 56 kDa regulatory subunit gamma isoform isoform X2, with the protein MLTCNKSGDRMVVDAPNSNGPFQPVALMHFRDVAPAEQEKLFIQKLRQCCVLFDFLSDPLSDLKWKEVKRAALSEMVEYITHNRNVITEPIYPEVVHMFAVNMFRTLPPSSNPTGAEFDPEEDEPTLEAAWPHLQLVYEFFLRFLESPDFQPNIAKKYIDQKFVMQLLELFDSEDPRERDFLKTTLHRIYGKFLGLRAYIRKQINNIFYRFIYETEHHNGIAELLEILGSIINGFALPLKEEHKIFLLKVLLPLHKVKSLSVYHPQLAYCVVQFLEKDSTLTEPVVMALLKYWPKTHSPKEVMFLNELEEILDVIEPSEFVKVQEPLFRQLAKCVSSPHFQVAERALYYWNNEYIMSLISDNAAKILPIMFPALYRNSKTHWNKTIHGLIYNALKLFMEMNQKLFDDCTQQFRAEKNKEKAKSKEREEAWIKIENLAKSNPQLQHDQRKERPMVRRKSELPQDIYTTKALESHRRAEDMLTTHDGL; encoded by the exons ATGTTGACATGCAATAAATCTGGAGACAGGATGGTTGTGGATGCACCTAATTCCAATGGGCCTTTTCAGCCGGTGGCTCTTATGCACTTCAGAG ATGTGGCCCCCGCGGAGCAGGAGAAGCTCTTCATCCAGAAGCTGCGACAGTGCTGTGTTCTTTTCGACTTCCTGTCTGACCCGCTGAGTGACCTGAAATGGAAGGAAGTGAAGCGGGCGGCGCTGAGCGAGATGGTGGAGTACATCACTCACAACAGGAATGTCATCACAGAGCCCATCTACCCGGAGGTGGTGCACATG TTTGCAGTGAATATGTTCCGAACGCTGCCTCCATCGTCCAACCCTACTGGAGCGGAGTTTGATCCGGAGGAAGATGAGCCAACACTTGAGGCGGCGTGGCCACACCTCCAG CTCGTCTATGAGTTTTTCCTTAGGTTTTTAGAATCTCCCGACTTTCAGCCTAACATAGCGAAGAAATACATCGACCAGAAATTTGTTATGCAG CTCCTAGAACTATTTGACAGCGAGGatcccagagagagagacttcctCAAAACAACCCTGCACAGGATCTATGGAAAGTTCCTGGGCCTGAGAGCGTACATCAGAAAGCAGATCAATAACATTTTCTATAG GTTTATCTATGAGACAGAGCACCATAATGGTATAGCTGAACTACTGGAAATACTTGGAAG CATAATCAATGGATTTGCCTTACCACTAAAAGAAGAGCACAAAATTTTCCTGTTGAAGGTTTTATTGCCTCTGCACAAAGTCAAATCACTCAGTGTCTACCATCCACAG ctgGCTTACTGCGTGGTGCAGTTTTTGGAAAAGGACAGCACTCTAACTGAGCCG GTGGTAATGGCTCTACTAAAGTACTGGCCAAAGACTCACAGCCCCAAGGAAGTAATGTTCCTCAACGAGCTGGAGGAGATCCTGGACGTGATTGAGCCCTCTGAGTTTGTTAAGGTGCAGGAGCCTTTGTTCAGACAGCTGGCCAAGTGTGTGTCTAGCCCGCACTTTCAG GTGGCAGAGAGAGCTCTGTACTACTGGAACAACGAGTACATCATGAGTCTGATCAGCGACAACGCAGCAAAGATTCTGCCGATTATGTTCCCTGCTCTGTACCGCAACTCAAAGACCCACTGGAACAA gacCATTCATGGCCTCATCTACAACGCTCTGAAGCTTTTCATGGAGATGAATCAGAAGCTCTTTGATGATTGCACACAGCAGTTCAGGGCTGAGAAAAACAA AGAGAAGGCGAAGTCAAAAGAACGCGAAGAGGCTTGGATCAAGATCGAGAACCTCGCCAAGTCAAATCCACAG TTGCAGCATGACCAGCGGAAAGAGCGGCCCATGGTGCGACGTAAATCTGAGTTGCCTCAGGATATCTACACCACAAAAGCCTTGGAGTCCCACCGCAGAGCTGAAGACATGTTGACCACCCACGACGGACTCTAG
- the ppp2r5ca gene encoding serine/threonine-protein phosphatase 2A 56 kDa regulatory subunit gamma isoform isoform X1, producing the protein MLTCNKSGDRMVVDAPNSNGPFQPVALMHFRDVAPAEQEKLFIQKLRQCCVLFDFLSDPLSDLKWKEVKRAALSEMVEYITHNRNVITEPIYPEVVHMFAVNMFRTLPPSSNPTGAEFDPEEDEPTLEAAWPHLQLVYEFFLRFLESPDFQPNIAKKYIDQKFVMQLLELFDSEDPRERDFLKTTLHRIYGKFLGLRAYIRKQINNIFYRFIYETEHHNGIAELLEILGSIINGFALPLKEEHKIFLLKVLLPLHKVKSLSVYHPQLAYCVVQFLEKDSTLTEPVVMALLKYWPKTHSPKEVMFLNELEEILDVIEPSEFVKVQEPLFRQLAKCVSSPHFQVAERALYYWNNEYIMSLISDNAAKILPIMFPALYRNSKTHWNKTIHGLIYNALKLFMEMNQKLFDDCTQQFRAEKNKEKAKSKEREEAWIKIENLAKSNPQFSMYVDSSDLNSPVAMETDVPLIEDVQRLKKTVEEGATQLQHDQRKERPMVRRKSELPQDIYTTKALESHRRAEDMLTTHDGL; encoded by the exons ATGTTGACATGCAATAAATCTGGAGACAGGATGGTTGTGGATGCACCTAATTCCAATGGGCCTTTTCAGCCGGTGGCTCTTATGCACTTCAGAG ATGTGGCCCCCGCGGAGCAGGAGAAGCTCTTCATCCAGAAGCTGCGACAGTGCTGTGTTCTTTTCGACTTCCTGTCTGACCCGCTGAGTGACCTGAAATGGAAGGAAGTGAAGCGGGCGGCGCTGAGCGAGATGGTGGAGTACATCACTCACAACAGGAATGTCATCACAGAGCCCATCTACCCGGAGGTGGTGCACATG TTTGCAGTGAATATGTTCCGAACGCTGCCTCCATCGTCCAACCCTACTGGAGCGGAGTTTGATCCGGAGGAAGATGAGCCAACACTTGAGGCGGCGTGGCCACACCTCCAG CTCGTCTATGAGTTTTTCCTTAGGTTTTTAGAATCTCCCGACTTTCAGCCTAACATAGCGAAGAAATACATCGACCAGAAATTTGTTATGCAG CTCCTAGAACTATTTGACAGCGAGGatcccagagagagagacttcctCAAAACAACCCTGCACAGGATCTATGGAAAGTTCCTGGGCCTGAGAGCGTACATCAGAAAGCAGATCAATAACATTTTCTATAG GTTTATCTATGAGACAGAGCACCATAATGGTATAGCTGAACTACTGGAAATACTTGGAAG CATAATCAATGGATTTGCCTTACCACTAAAAGAAGAGCACAAAATTTTCCTGTTGAAGGTTTTATTGCCTCTGCACAAAGTCAAATCACTCAGTGTCTACCATCCACAG ctgGCTTACTGCGTGGTGCAGTTTTTGGAAAAGGACAGCACTCTAACTGAGCCG GTGGTAATGGCTCTACTAAAGTACTGGCCAAAGACTCACAGCCCCAAGGAAGTAATGTTCCTCAACGAGCTGGAGGAGATCCTGGACGTGATTGAGCCCTCTGAGTTTGTTAAGGTGCAGGAGCCTTTGTTCAGACAGCTGGCCAAGTGTGTGTCTAGCCCGCACTTTCAG GTGGCAGAGAGAGCTCTGTACTACTGGAACAACGAGTACATCATGAGTCTGATCAGCGACAACGCAGCAAAGATTCTGCCGATTATGTTCCCTGCTCTGTACCGCAACTCAAAGACCCACTGGAACAA gacCATTCATGGCCTCATCTACAACGCTCTGAAGCTTTTCATGGAGATGAATCAGAAGCTCTTTGATGATTGCACACAGCAGTTCAGGGCTGAGAAAAACAA AGAGAAGGCGAAGTCAAAAGAACGCGAAGAGGCTTGGATCAAGATCGAGAACCTCGCCAAGTCAAATCCACAG TTCTCTATGTATGTTGATTCCTCTGACCTCAATAGTCCTGTAGCAATGGAGACGGATGTTCCTTTGATAGAAGATGTTCAGAGGTTAAAAAAGACAGTTGAGGAGGGCGCGACTCAG TTGCAGCATGACCAGCGGAAAGAGCGGCCCATGGTGCGACGTAAATCTGAGTTGCCTCAGGATATCTACACCACAAAAGCCTTGGAGTCCCACCGCAGAGCTGAAGACATGTTGACCACCCACGACGGACTCTAG
- the ppp2r5ca gene encoding serine/threonine-protein phosphatase 2A 56 kDa regulatory subunit gamma isoform isoform X3 has translation MLTCNKSGDRMVVDAPNSNGPFQPVALMHFRDVAPAEQEKLFIQKLRQCCVLFDFLSDPLSDLKWKEVKRAALSEMVEYITHNRNVITEPIYPEVVHMFAVNMFRTLPPSSNPTGAEFDPEEDEPTLEAAWPHLQLVYEFFLRFLESPDFQPNIAKKYIDQKFVMQLLELFDSEDPRERDFLKTTLHRIYGKFLGLRAYIRKQINNIFYRFIYETEHHNGIAELLEILGSIINGFALPLKEEHKIFLLKVLLPLHKVKSLSVYHPQLAYCVVQFLEKDSTLTEPVVMALLKYWPKTHSPKEVMFLNELEEILDVIEPSEFVKVQEPLFRQLAKCVSSPHFQVAERALYYWNNEYIMSLISDNAAKILPIMFPALYRNSKTHWNKTIHGLIYNALKLFMEMNQKLFDDCTQQFRAEKNKEKAKSKEREEAWIKIENLAKSNPQSCSNGDGCSFDRRCSEVKKDS, from the exons ATGTTGACATGCAATAAATCTGGAGACAGGATGGTTGTGGATGCACCTAATTCCAATGGGCCTTTTCAGCCGGTGGCTCTTATGCACTTCAGAG ATGTGGCCCCCGCGGAGCAGGAGAAGCTCTTCATCCAGAAGCTGCGACAGTGCTGTGTTCTTTTCGACTTCCTGTCTGACCCGCTGAGTGACCTGAAATGGAAGGAAGTGAAGCGGGCGGCGCTGAGCGAGATGGTGGAGTACATCACTCACAACAGGAATGTCATCACAGAGCCCATCTACCCGGAGGTGGTGCACATG TTTGCAGTGAATATGTTCCGAACGCTGCCTCCATCGTCCAACCCTACTGGAGCGGAGTTTGATCCGGAGGAAGATGAGCCAACACTTGAGGCGGCGTGGCCACACCTCCAG CTCGTCTATGAGTTTTTCCTTAGGTTTTTAGAATCTCCCGACTTTCAGCCTAACATAGCGAAGAAATACATCGACCAGAAATTTGTTATGCAG CTCCTAGAACTATTTGACAGCGAGGatcccagagagagagacttcctCAAAACAACCCTGCACAGGATCTATGGAAAGTTCCTGGGCCTGAGAGCGTACATCAGAAAGCAGATCAATAACATTTTCTATAG GTTTATCTATGAGACAGAGCACCATAATGGTATAGCTGAACTACTGGAAATACTTGGAAG CATAATCAATGGATTTGCCTTACCACTAAAAGAAGAGCACAAAATTTTCCTGTTGAAGGTTTTATTGCCTCTGCACAAAGTCAAATCACTCAGTGTCTACCATCCACAG ctgGCTTACTGCGTGGTGCAGTTTTTGGAAAAGGACAGCACTCTAACTGAGCCG GTGGTAATGGCTCTACTAAAGTACTGGCCAAAGACTCACAGCCCCAAGGAAGTAATGTTCCTCAACGAGCTGGAGGAGATCCTGGACGTGATTGAGCCCTCTGAGTTTGTTAAGGTGCAGGAGCCTTTGTTCAGACAGCTGGCCAAGTGTGTGTCTAGCCCGCACTTTCAG GTGGCAGAGAGAGCTCTGTACTACTGGAACAACGAGTACATCATGAGTCTGATCAGCGACAACGCAGCAAAGATTCTGCCGATTATGTTCCCTGCTCTGTACCGCAACTCAAAGACCCACTGGAACAA gacCATTCATGGCCTCATCTACAACGCTCTGAAGCTTTTCATGGAGATGAATCAGAAGCTCTTTGATGATTGCACACAGCAGTTCAGGGCTGAGAAAAACAA AGAGAAGGCGAAGTCAAAAGAACGCGAAGAGGCTTGGATCAAGATCGAGAACCTCGCCAAGTCAAATCCACAG TCCTGTAGCAATGGAGACGGATGTTCCTTTGATAGAAGATGTTCAGAGGTTAAAAAAGACAGTTGA